One window of the Manihot esculenta cultivar AM560-2 chromosome 14, M.esculenta_v8, whole genome shotgun sequence genome contains the following:
- the LOC110631395 gene encoding pentatricopeptide repeat-containing protein At5g50990, with translation MSSVFLRSTNFFFGVCIMGLNKPWAKNGPLLSGRIIRFMELARPRDQRSCLLISLWKLEIVSFPRKEESMQRQGARRLTAQASATITKCSGSHSSLSATPHFVHENKDHQLFCDLLEACKLSLDLRTAIETHTRIIRFGYATHSSLAASLISTYVNCDRLNLAYQVIDQVFAWTMDLVPLNLVIENFMREGEYEIAIKVFYKMPARDAVTWNSMIGGYVRNARFEEALRFFRAMLSSSVEPDKYTFASVITACARLGALNHGQWVHDMLVQKRIELSFILSSALVDMYSKCGRIQTAKQVFNSVQRNDVSVWNSMINGLAVHGLALDAITVFSKMEEENITPDSITFLGILTACSHCGLVKEGRKYFDLMKSNYSIQPQLEHYGAMVDLLSRAGLLEEAYAIIKAMPIEPDVVIWRALLSACRTYQKPELGEVAITKISRLESGDYVLLSNIYCSRERWDNAQGVREMMKLKGVRKVKGKSWIEWAGVVHNFKAGDRSHPETEAIYKILVSLIQRTKLEGFFPATELVMMDVSEEEKEANLYHHSEKLALAYGIFKTSPGTEIRISKNLRICYDCHNWIKMVSRLLSRVITVRDRIRFHQFERGSCSCGDYW, from the exons ATGTCGTCAGTCTTCCTTAGAtctacaaatttttttttcgGCGTTTGTATAATGGGCTTGAACAAGCCATGGGCTAAAAATGGGCCATTACTATCGGGAAGAATAATAAGATTTATGGAACTTGCACGGCCACGGGATCAGCGCTCATGTCTATTGATTTCGCTTTGGAAATTGGAAATCGTTTCCTTCCCTCGCAAAGAAGAGAGTATGCAGAGGCAGGGGGCTAGGAGACTCACCGCCCAGGCTTCTGCGACCATCACCAAATGTAGCGGCTCCCACAGTTCGCTATCCGCCACTCCTCACTTTGTCCATGAAAATAAAG ATCATCAATTATTCTGCGATCTTCTTGAAGCATGTAAGCTCTCTTTGGATTTAAGAACGGCAATCGAAACCCATACAAGAATTATTAGATTTGGGTATGCAACTCATTCGTCTCTTGCAGCTTCTCTGATTTCTACTTATGTGAATTGCGATCGCCTCAATCTTGCTTATCAAGTAATCGATCAAGTTTTTGCTTGGACCATGGATTTGGTGCCTCTGAATTtggttattgaaaattttatgagGGAAGGGGAGTATGAGATTGCCATCAAGGTGTTTTACAAAATGCCTGCCCGAGATGCTGTCACTTGGAATTCAATGATTGGAGGATATGTTAGAAATGCGCGTTTTGAGGAGGCATTGAGATTCTTCCGAGCAATGCTAAGCTCAAGTGTTGAGCCGGATAAGTATACATTTGCCTCTGTTATAACAGCGTGTGCAAGGCTTGGAGCACTTAATCATGGTCAATGGGTGCATGACATGCTGGTTCagaaaagaattgaattgaGCTTTATTTTGAGTTCTGCATTAGTAGATATGTACTCAAAATGTGGTAGAATTCAAACTGCTAAACAAGTTTTTAACAGCGTCCAGCGCAATGATGTTTCAGTTTGGAATTCAATGATCAATGGGCTGGCGGTTCATGGGCTTGCTTTAGATGCTATAACAGTATTCTCCAAGATGGAGGAAGAAAATATTACACCTGATTCTATAACTTTTCTTGGAATTTTAACGGCATGTAGCCATTGTGGTTTGGTCAAAGAGGGCCGGAAATACTTTGATTTAATGAAAAGCAACTACTCGATTCAGCCACAGCTTGAGCACTACGGAGCAATGGTTGATCTCTTGAGTCGAGCTGGACTTCTGGAAGAGGCTTACGCCATTATCAAAGCAATGCCAATCGAACCAGATGTTGTTATATGGAGGGCACTTCTTAGTGCTTGTAGAACATACCAAAAGCCAGAGCTAGGTGAAGTTGCCATTACAAAAATATCACGCCTTGAGAGTGGAGACTATGTCTTGCTTTCAAATATCTACTGTTCTCGGGAGAGATGGGATAATGCTCAAGGAGTGAGAGAAATGATGAAATTGAAGGGAGTTCGTAAAGTTAAGGGAAAGAGTTGGATTGAGTGGGCAGGTGTGGTTCACAATTTTAAGGCTGGTGATCGATCTCACCCTGAAACAGAAGCAATATACAAAATATTGGTAAGTTTGATCCAAAGGACCAAGTTGGAGGGATTTTTTCCGGCAACTGAGTTGGTTATGATGGATGTCTCTGAAGAGGAAAAGGAGGCAAACTTGTATCATCACAGTGAAAAGTTGGCATTGGCCTATGGGATTTTTAAAACTAGCCCTGGAACAGAGATTAGGATTTCAAAGAACCTTCGAATCTGCTATGACTGTCACAATTGGATAAAAATGGTTTCGAGGCTGTTAAGCAGGGTTATTACTGTAAGGGATCGGATCCGTTTTCACCAGTTTGAACGCGGCTCATGTTCCTGTGGAGACTATTGGTAG
- the LOC110631335 gene encoding floricaula/leafy homolog, protein MKKAKKKQKNNNYILVQDTHRRKDRGMDPEVFTASLFKWDPRALVPAPNRLFEAVAPPLHPGTAHAVRPRELCGLEELFQAYGVRYYTAAKIAELGFTVSTLLDMKDEEIDEMMNSLSQIFRWDLLVGERYGIKSAVRAERRRLEEEDSRRRHLLSGDTTKAIDALSQEGLSEEPMQKEKEAAGSGGGGMSEVAAGERKQQQQRRRKGQRKVVDIDQDDENENDENGGAGGYERQREHPFIVTEPGEVARGKKNGLDYLFHLYEQCREFLIHVQSFAKDRGEKCPTKVTNQVFRYAKKAGASYINKPKMRHYVHCYALHCLDEEASNALRRVFKERGENVGAWRQACYKPLVNIAASQGWDIDAIFNAHPRLAIWYVPTKLRQLCHAERNSAAPSSCVSSGGDHLPF, encoded by the exons atgaaaaaagcaaaaaaaaaacagaaaaataataacTATATTTTAGTCCAGGACACGCATAGAAGGAAAGATAGAGGTATGGATCCGGAGGTCTTCACGGCAAGTTTGTTCAAGTGGGACCCCCGAGCACTGGTACCAGCACCGAACCGTCTGTTCGAAGCGGTGGCTCCACCGCTCCATCCGGGGACAGCACATGCTGTGAGGCCGAGGGAGCTGTGTGGGCTGGAGGAGTTGTTTCAGGCTTATGGGGTAAGGTATTACACGGCTGCGAAGATAGCAGAGCTTGGATTCACTGTGAGCACACTTTTGGACATGAAGGACGAAGAGATTGATGAGATGATGAACAGTTTATCTCAGATTTTCAGGTGGGATCTTCTTGTTGGGGAAAGATATGGTATAAAGTCGGCGGTCAGAGCTGAGAGGAGGAGGCTAGAGGAGGAGGATTCCCGGCGTAGACATCTACTATCAGGGGATACTACCAAAGCTATCGATGCTCTCTCCCAAGAAG GGTTATCAGAGGAGCCAATGCAGAAAGAGAAGGAAGCGGCAGGGAGCGGCGGAGGTGGAATGTCGGAGGTGGCAGCAGGAGAGAgaaagcagcagcagcagcgaCGGAGGAAGGGGCAGAGGAAGGTTGTGGATATTGATCAGGATGATGAAAACGAGAACGATGAAAATGGTGGTGCAGGTGGGTATGAGAGACAGCGCGAGCACCCATTTATTGTGACGGAGCCTGGGGAAGTGGCACGTGGGAAAAAGAACGGCCTCGATTACCTCTTCCATCTCTACGAGCAGTGCCGTGAATTCTTGATACACGTCCAGAGCTTTGCCAAGGACCGCGGAGAAAAATGCCCCACCAAG GTGACAAATCAGGTGTTCAGGTACGCCAAGAAGGCTGGAGCCAGCTACATCAACAAGCCCAAAATGAGACATTATGTGCACTGCTATGCCCTTCATTGCCTTGACGAGGAGGCCTCCAATGCACTGAGGAGAGTTTTCAAGGAAAGAGGAGAAAATGTTGGAGCTTGGAGACAGGCATGCTATAAGCCACTTGTTAACATAGCAGCAAGTCAAGGTTGGGATATTGATGCTATTTTCAATGCACATCCTCGTCTCGCCATTTGGTATGTGCCCACCAAGCTTCGTCAACTCTGTCATGCAGAGCGCAACAGTGCTGCTCCCTCAAGCTGTGTCTCTAGTGGGGGTGATCACTTGCCTTTCTAA
- the LOC110631334 gene encoding uncharacterized protein LOC110631334 isoform X1: MAHRHQRSQSSSSLSTNELCFKLKRLASRHEQMKIAYHELKSQINSGLLEAEGVFASLAIPLIKLVGLKTKEMAEEGRFTTIIINNHSPQGSRRNGVELESSDATTGREQGYQIGKLEEESYATRATIAGKELMDKQQTNLLQLVRLLRQIEFQVNSRQDDILGTLDSHRISLNKFFQKSVSYISALHSQNRDIFLITLRLLREIFNNVNAILSSVEGGVEHLIQGLAEKMCIPMVEYVKGLKDDMRNGTCVRLLAMVEEMERMIRKGALELEEARKKIRVAEEGKTEAICKLKTIEERVRRMNEHLSLDETGLRGPPTSHMLLGMEEEKAKDDKLLWKLTKRKRKHEAPASPMGPDGLLRFDTSNGHYKSAGVRLSFNHKQITKGCTRALGPQTPCLNTWIPLGSSPSQAIKPPTSCKRIIP, translated from the exons ATGGCGCATCGGCACCAAAGATCTCAGAGCTCTTCGTCTCTCTCTACGAATGAGCTTTGCTTCAAGCTCAAAAGGCTTGCTTCTCGCCACGAGCAAATGAAGATAGCATATCACGAGCTCAAGTCTCAGATCAATTCCGGTTTGCTTGAG GCGGAAGGAGTGTTCGCGTCTTTGGCAATTCCGTTGATCAAGCTGGTCGGTTTGAAAACTAAGGAAATGGCCGAAGAAGGACGATTCACCACCATTATCATCAATAATCATTCACCTCAA GGGAGCCGGAGAAATGGAGTGGAATTGGAATCATCAGATGCTACTACCGGAAGGGAGCAAGGCTATCAGATTGGTAAATTGGAG GAAGAAAGTTATGCTACTAGAGCTACCATAGCAGGCAAAGAACTCATGGACAAGCAACAAACAAACCTATTACAACTTGTTCGCCTCCTTAGACAAATTGAATTCCAAGTCAACAGTCGTCAAGATGACATTTTAGGGACCCTTGATAGCCACCGCATCTCCCTCAACAAGTTCTTCCAGAAGTCCGTGTCTTATATATCTGCCCTTCATAGTCAAAACCGCGACATATTTCTCATAACGCTGAGACTCCTTCGAGAGATATTCAACAATGTGAATGCGATTCTGAGCTCGGTGGAGGGCGGTGTGGAGCACCTAATACAGGGATTGGCTGAAAAGATGTGCATTCCAATGGTGGAGTATGTGAAGGGCCTGAAGGATGATATGAGGAATGGAACATGTGTGCGCTTATTGGCCATGGTGGAAGAGATGGAAAGAATGATAAGAAAGGGAGCTCTCGAGCTAGAAGAAGCAAGGAAGAAAATCAGAGTTGCAGAAGAGGGGAAAACTGAGGCCATATGCAAGTTAAAGACGATAGAAGAAAGAGTAAGGAGAATGAATGAACACCTTTCCCTTGACGAAACTGGACTTAGAGGACCTCCTACTTCCCACATG TTATTAGGCATGGAGGaagagaaagcaaaagatgacaAGCTGTTATGGAAACTAacgaagaggaaaagaaaacatGAAGCACCAGCTAGCCCGATGGGACCCGATGGGCTTCTACGCTTTGACACCAGTAACGGGCACTATAAGTCGGCAGGTGTAAGGCTGTCCTTCAATCACAAGCAAATTACCAAGGGTTGCACGAGAGCGCTAGGTCCACAAACTCCATGCTTGAATACTTGGATTCCTTTGGGCTCATCGCCTTCACAGGCAATTAAACCTCCTACTTCATGCAAGCGAATCATACCCTGA
- the LOC110631334 gene encoding uncharacterized protein LOC110631334 isoform X2, which produces MAHRHQRSQSSSSLSTNELCFKLKRLASRHEQMKIAYHELKSQINSGLLEAEGVFASLAIPLIKLVGLKTKEMAEEGRFTTIIINNHSPQGSRRNGVELESSDATTGREQGYQIGKLEEESYATRATIAGKELMDKQQTNLLQLVRLLRQIEFQVNSRQDDILGTLDSHRISLNKFFQKSVSYISALHSQNRDIFLITLRLLREIFNNVNAILSSVEGGVEHLIQGLAEKMCIPMVEYVKGLKDDMRNGTCVRLLAMVEEMERMIRKGALELEEARKKIRVAEEGKTEAICKLKTIEERVRRMNEHLSLDETGLRGPPTSHMAWRKRKQKMTSCYGN; this is translated from the exons ATGGCGCATCGGCACCAAAGATCTCAGAGCTCTTCGTCTCTCTCTACGAATGAGCTTTGCTTCAAGCTCAAAAGGCTTGCTTCTCGCCACGAGCAAATGAAGATAGCATATCACGAGCTCAAGTCTCAGATCAATTCCGGTTTGCTTGAG GCGGAAGGAGTGTTCGCGTCTTTGGCAATTCCGTTGATCAAGCTGGTCGGTTTGAAAACTAAGGAAATGGCCGAAGAAGGACGATTCACCACCATTATCATCAATAATCATTCACCTCAA GGGAGCCGGAGAAATGGAGTGGAATTGGAATCATCAGATGCTACTACCGGAAGGGAGCAAGGCTATCAGATTGGTAAATTGGAG GAAGAAAGTTATGCTACTAGAGCTACCATAGCAGGCAAAGAACTCATGGACAAGCAACAAACAAACCTATTACAACTTGTTCGCCTCCTTAGACAAATTGAATTCCAAGTCAACAGTCGTCAAGATGACATTTTAGGGACCCTTGATAGCCACCGCATCTCCCTCAACAAGTTCTTCCAGAAGTCCGTGTCTTATATATCTGCCCTTCATAGTCAAAACCGCGACATATTTCTCATAACGCTGAGACTCCTTCGAGAGATATTCAACAATGTGAATGCGATTCTGAGCTCGGTGGAGGGCGGTGTGGAGCACCTAATACAGGGATTGGCTGAAAAGATGTGCATTCCAATGGTGGAGTATGTGAAGGGCCTGAAGGATGATATGAGGAATGGAACATGTGTGCGCTTATTGGCCATGGTGGAAGAGATGGAAAGAATGATAAGAAAGGGAGCTCTCGAGCTAGAAGAAGCAAGGAAGAAAATCAGAGTTGCAGAAGAGGGGAAAACTGAGGCCATATGCAAGTTAAAGACGATAGAAGAAAGAGTAAGGAGAATGAATGAACACCTTTCCCTTGACGAAACTGGACTTAGAGGACCTCCTACTTCCCACATG GCATGGAGGaagagaaagcaaaagatgacaAGCTGTTATGGAAACTAa